Part of the Maridesulfovibrio sp. genome, CGCGTCGAGGTAAAATTTAATTATTATTAGTAGTATTTAGGTGGCATAATAAACACAGGCATTTTTTGAGGCTTTGGAGACCGTATTAAAGTGACTGTCTTGTATATCTGACTTAGTTAGAAATTTAGTTTTTTCCAGTTTTTATAGTGTGAATGGTCGGATGTGGCTTGGGATGGGCATTCGTTCTTCATTAAGAAGCAATTTGATTATCGAATCGATTGCGCAAACGTTTCGATGGTGTTACAGGTTGGTTACTTTGTCCGTTTAGGGATGCTTTTTACATAGGAGAGAACATGAAAAGAACAGGGCTTCTTAATTCTGAATTATCATATATTATATCCAAGCTGGGACATTTTGATGCGTTGACCGTCTGCGATGCAGGATTGCCTGTTCCTGAAGGTGTGCAGCGCATTGATCTGGCCGTATCTGAAGGGATTCCGTCCTTTATTGATGTGGTTAAAGCTGTGCTCATGGAAATGGAGCTGGAATCAGTTGAACTGGCTGAAGAGTTTAGGTCAGAAAGCTCCGCAAAGCATGATGAGTTGTTGGCCCTTCTTGAAGAGGAATCCAAAGAACGCGGAAAAGATATTCCGGTGGATTACGTTCGCCACGTAGCATTCAAACTCAATACTAAAAAGAGTGTTGCCATTGTCCGCACCGGAGAGTTCACTCCTTATGCTAACATAACTTTCAAGGCCGGCGTTGTTTTCTAGGGGGGAAACCATGAGTTTTCTGCTCAGGTTGGAAGGAATAGAAAAAAGCTTTCCGGGCGTTAAGGCTCTTGATGGCGTGAACCTGAATGTTTCCGCAGGCAAGGTAATGGGGCTTGTGGGTGAGAACGGCGCAGGTAAATCTACGCTTATGAAGGTGCTGACCGGAATTTACAGGTGCGATGCAGGCTTCATTAATTATCTCGGTCAGGATCGCAACTTCAAGGGGCCTCGTGATTCCCAGCAGGCCGGAATCAGTATTATCCATCAGGAACTTAACTTGCTTCCTGAGCTGTCCATTGCAGAAAATATTTTTCTGGGCCGGGAAAAAGTTGGGGTCATGGGCCGTATTCTTTGGAAAGATATGTATGCCAGTGCCGACAAGCTGCTTGAAAAGCTGGGAGTGAAACGGTCTTCCAAAACCCGGCTGGGCGAGCTGGGCATCGGTGAGCAGCAGATGGTTGAGATCGCCAAGGCTATTTCGTTTGAGTCCAAGGTCATCATCATGGACGAACCCACCGATACTCTGACAGGACCTGAGACCGCAGCCCTGTTCAATGTAATTAACGAACTTCGCGATTCCGGGCATGGCATTGTTTACATTTCCCATCGTTTAAAAGAAATTTTTGAAATCTGTGATGACGTTACGGTAATACGTGACGGTCAATTCATCGGCGAAAGTCCTGTTGGCGAGATTGACGAAGACCGTCTCATTGAAATGATGGTCGGACGCAGACTCGACGAACAATTCCCTCGTGTGGATGTTCAGCCGGGGGTGGTCAGTCTTGAAGTAAAAGAGCTTTGTGGACCGAGGTTGGATAATATTTCCTTTTCCCTTCATGAAGGCGAAATTTTAGGGGTTTCCGGCTTGATGGGTGCAGGACGTACTGAATTGATGAAGGCCATTTACGGGGCCTATCCTGTCATAGGCGGTTCTGTCTCCCTGTTCGGCGAAATAGTGAAAATAAAATCCCCCCACGATGCCCTTGAGGCCGGGATCGCTTACATCAGCGAGGACCGCAAGGCGGACGGTCTGGTTCTCGGACTTTCAATTAAAGAAAACATGACCCTCGCCGCTTTGCGTGAATTTTCTTCCGCTGCAGGGCATATTCATCGCAGCCGTGAAAAAGAGGCGGTGGATTCCTACATCAATACTTTCAATATCCGCACTCCTTCGCGGGAGCAGTCTGTCGGCAACCTTTCCGGCGGTAACCAGCAGAAGGTTGCCATCGCTAAGGGACTTATGGATCGACCCAAGGTTTTTATCCTTGATGAACCTACTCGCGGGGTGGATGTGGGGGCTAAAAAAGAAATCTATCAGTTCATCAACCGTTTCAAAGAAGAAGGGATGAGCATTATCCTTGTTTCTTCTGAAATGCCCGAAATTCTGGGTATGTCCGATCGTATTCTCGTCATGCACGAGGGGCGCATTTGCGGGGAATATAAAGCGGAAGAAGCTGATCAGGAAAAACTCATGGCCTGCGCCATCGGCAGGGGCCGATAGGCAGTGAATTTATTTTTAAGTACGGGACAGGAGGTCGCATGAGCGAAGCAGTTAACGGACAGCTTAAAACAGTGTCCATCAAAGATAGATTGATTGAGCAGAAAACACTCATTGCACTTGTGGTAATGATCGTCATTGTTTCTTTTCTCAATCCCAATTTTTTCACTATCGGGAATATCCTGAATATATTGCGCCAGACTGCCATTAACGCGGTCATGGCAGTGGGTATGACCCTTGTTATTCTCACCGCAGGTATTGACCTTTCTGTCGGTTCGGTACTCGCCCTTTGCGGTGCCATCGGGGCCAGCCTGATTGCGGCCCAGATGCCGGTAAGCGTAGCTGTTGGTGCGGCCCTTGGCGCCGGGGCGATTCTAGGCGGAATCAGCGGGATCATTATAGCCAAAGGTAAGGTGCAGGCATTCATTGCCACGCTGGTTTCCATGACCCTTGTGCGCGGTCTGACCCTTGTTTATACGGACGGACGGCCCATCTCTACCGGATTTACTGAAGTGGCCGATTCCTTTGCATTTATCGGCACCGGTTATCTGTTCGGAATTCCTTTTCCTATCTGGATTATGGCCTTCACCTTCGGTGCAGCGTGGTACCTGCTCAATCATACCCGTCTGGGGCGTTACATTTATGCGCTGGGCGGAAATGAGGAGGCTACCCGTCTTTCCGGTATCAACGTGGATAGGATCAAGATTGCAGTCTATGCTATAGCCGGATTCCTTTCGGCTTTGTCCGGGCTGATCGTTACATCCCGTCTTTCCTCGGCCCAGCCTACTGCCGGATACGGTTATGAGCTTGACGCCATCGCCGCCGTTGTTCTCGGCGGAACTTCTCTTATGGGTGGTAAAGGCACGATTATGGGGACCCTGTTGGGTGCGCTCATTATCGGCTTCTTAAATAACGCACTGAATTTGCTTGATGTATCTTCCTACTATCAGATGATAGCCAAGGCGCTGGTCATCCTTTTAGCGGTTCTGGTGGATACCAAAAGCAAGTAATAAAAACATTAGGAGTGTAGGATGAAAAAACTTATGACCCTCGCCATGGCTCTGGTACTTACTCTGGGCCTTAGCGTTTCCGCACAGGCTAAGGAAACCCTCGCACTTGTAGTTTCCACCCTGAACAACCCCTTCTTCGTCACCCTCAAGGACGGTGCTGTTAAGAAAGCTAAAGACATGGGTTACGAACTTATCGTGCTCGATTCCCAGAATGACCCTGCAAAGGAACTGGCTAACGTTGAGGACCTTACCGTACGCGGCGTAAAGGCTATCCTGATAAACCCCACTGATTCCGATGCTGTTGTTAACGCTATCCGTCTTGCCA contains:
- the rbsD gene encoding D-ribose pyranase, coding for MKRTGLLNSELSYIISKLGHFDALTVCDAGLPVPEGVQRIDLAVSEGIPSFIDVVKAVLMEMELESVELAEEFRSESSAKHDELLALLEEESKERGKDIPVDYVRHVAFKLNTKKSVAIVRTGEFTPYANITFKAGVVF
- the rbsC gene encoding ribose ABC transporter permease, which codes for MSEAVNGQLKTVSIKDRLIEQKTLIALVVMIVIVSFLNPNFFTIGNILNILRQTAINAVMAVGMTLVILTAGIDLSVGSVLALCGAIGASLIAAQMPVSVAVGAALGAGAILGGISGIIIAKGKVQAFIATLVSMTLVRGLTLVYTDGRPISTGFTEVADSFAFIGTGYLFGIPFPIWIMAFTFGAAWYLLNHTRLGRYIYALGGNEEATRLSGINVDRIKIAVYAIAGFLSALSGLIVTSRLSSAQPTAGYGYELDAIAAVVLGGTSLMGGKGTIMGTLLGALIIGFLNNALNLLDVSSYYQMIAKALVILLAVLVDTKSK
- the rbsA gene encoding ribose ABC transporter ATP-binding protein RbsA — its product is MSFLLRLEGIEKSFPGVKALDGVNLNVSAGKVMGLVGENGAGKSTLMKVLTGIYRCDAGFINYLGQDRNFKGPRDSQQAGISIIHQELNLLPELSIAENIFLGREKVGVMGRILWKDMYASADKLLEKLGVKRSSKTRLGELGIGEQQMVEIAKAISFESKVIIMDEPTDTLTGPETAALFNVINELRDSGHGIVYISHRLKEIFEICDDVTVIRDGQFIGESPVGEIDEDRLIEMMVGRRLDEQFPRVDVQPGVVSLEVKELCGPRLDNISFSLHEGEILGVSGLMGAGRTELMKAIYGAYPVIGGSVSLFGEIVKIKSPHDALEAGIAYISEDRKADGLVLGLSIKENMTLAALREFSSAAGHIHRSREKEAVDSYINTFNIRTPSREQSVGNLSGGNQQKVAIAKGLMDRPKVFILDEPTRGVDVGAKKEIYQFINRFKEEGMSIILVSSEMPEILGMSDRILVMHEGRICGEYKAEEADQEKLMACAIGRGR